From a single Labrenzia sp. PHM005 genomic region:
- a CDS encoding glycosyltransferase family 4 protein has protein sequence MKIAFTAPMKPLDDPQPSGDRTMGRLILRALEIGGHEVRIATRFRSWRKEGGDNALLAVKKAALEEAERIGDAWTREGYRPDLFLTYHLYHKAPDWIGPALADRFDVPYAVIEASRARKRRTGPWAVGFQGADDALKRADGIAALHNWDRDRLLPFFEETETDPAKRLRTVLPFLDLSAFGSVGNASPSTEPAEPLKLLTVGMMREGDKTASYEVLAAALSELVDRPWQLTVVGDGPNREKILSKFPQDRITWLGALSPENVIVEYPKHDLFVWPAIRESFGFVLLEAQASGLGVIAGDALGVPEIMADGTSGLLAPEGASSAFAAKLRQVLDTPALAGQFGEAAKIRMIEVHSLQAGAERLDAFLKAALDHYQHRQLDQAKDR, from the coding sequence GTGAAGATTGCCTTCACAGCCCCGATGAAACCGCTGGACGATCCACAGCCATCGGGCGACCGCACCATGGGCCGGCTGATCCTAAGGGCGCTGGAAATTGGCGGTCATGAGGTCCGCATCGCGACCCGCTTCCGGTCTTGGCGTAAGGAAGGCGGCGACAATGCTCTCCTGGCGGTCAAGAAAGCTGCACTGGAAGAAGCTGAACGGATTGGCGATGCCTGGACACGTGAAGGCTACCGGCCGGACCTTTTCCTGACCTATCACCTTTATCACAAGGCTCCGGACTGGATCGGCCCGGCACTCGCCGACCGCTTTGACGTGCCATATGCCGTGATTGAGGCAAGCCGCGCCCGCAAACGCCGCACAGGCCCTTGGGCTGTTGGCTTTCAAGGAGCTGATGATGCGCTGAAACGCGCCGATGGGATAGCCGCGCTGCATAATTGGGACCGGGACCGTCTCTTGCCGTTTTTTGAAGAAACGGAAACAGATCCGGCTAAGCGGCTGCGAACGGTTTTGCCGTTTCTCGATCTGAGCGCTTTTGGATCAGTCGGCAACGCTTCACCCAGCACAGAGCCTGCAGAGCCTTTAAAATTGCTGACCGTTGGCATGATGCGCGAAGGGGACAAGACGGCCTCCTATGAGGTGCTGGCAGCAGCGCTTTCAGAACTCGTAGACCGTCCCTGGCAACTGACGGTTGTTGGCGATGGGCCGAACCGCGAGAAAATTCTCAGCAAGTTCCCGCAAGACAGGATCACCTGGCTCGGTGCGCTTTCGCCGGAAAATGTGATTGTCGAATATCCGAAGCATGATCTGTTTGTCTGGCCGGCGATCCGGGAAAGCTTTGGGTTTGTGCTGCTCGAAGCCCAGGCCTCCGGCCTCGGCGTGATTGCCGGGGATGCGCTCGGTGTCCCGGAAATCATGGCCGATGGCACCTCCGGACTGCTAGCGCCGGAAGGCGCTTCCTCAGCGTTTGCCGCCAAGTTGCGGCAGGTTCTGGACACTCCGGCGCTTGCCGGACAGTTCGGGGAGGCGGCCAAAATCCGCATGATCGAGGTGCATTCGCTTCAGGCAGGTGCGGAACGGCTTGACGCCTTTCTCAAAGCCGCACTAGACCACTACCAACACCGCCAGCTTGACCAAGCCAAGGATCGCTGA